Genomic segment of Desulfotomaculum sp.:
ACTCCGGAGGAGCAGGCTGAAAATCCTAAAAGGTTAAGTAGGCTAATGTTTATAAAGATGAAGAAATATTAAGAACCGGAAATATCAAAAAATAAAAAATATAGAAAAATGTATTATTATAACGAAATGTTAATAAAGGAAATAAGTAACTATGTAGAAACATATTCTTAAAAATGGTTGTGAAGTTGTCAAGATTTAGATAGGTATTTTTATTAACGTTCATGCAGCGGAATCAAGTATAGATTTGAAAATTCATCTCTACCAAAGAGTTGTAGAATTGGGCTCAATATTTTAACTTGGCATGAAATTTGCTCTAATATGATTTTGGTTGGGATAAGACAAAATTTAATTTGTAAAGGTGGGTTATGTTGCATGGATTTTGAGTATCTCCTTTTAAACGTAGATGATGGGATAGCAACCATAACGATTAATCGTCCCGAATTACTCAACGCTATAACTCCCGCTGTCTATCATGAATTAAAAGAAAGTTTGATAATGCTTTCTTCTGATTCTGCAGTAAAGGCTTTGATTATCACTGGAGCAGGTAATAAAGCTTTTATTGCTGGAGCGGATATTGCGGCTATGAGTAAAATGAGTTCTATTGAGGCAATGCGTTTTGCAGCAGCAGGCAAGGAAGCTGTATCACGTATTGAGAAAATATCTAAGCCGGTTATTGCCGCCATTAACGGACTTGCGCTGGGAGGAGGTTGTGAATTAGCACTGGCTTGTGACTTTCGCGTAGCCTCAATTACCGCTAAATTTGGACAGCCGGAAATTAATTTGGGAATTATCCCGGGAAATGGTGGCACGCAACGTTTGACCAGGCTGATAGGAATGAGCAAAGCCAAAGAGATGATCATGCTTGGTGAAATTATTTCAGCCGAACAAGCGTTGCAGA
This window contains:
- a CDS encoding crotonase, whose amino-acid sequence is MDFEYLLLNVDDGIATITINRPELLNAITPAVYHELKESLIMLSSDSAVKALIITGAGNKAFIAGADIAAMSKMSSIEAMRFAAAGKEAVSRIEKISKPVIAAINGLALGGGCELALACDFRVASITAKFGQPEINLGIIPGNGGTQRLTRLIGMSKAKEMIMLGEIISAEQALQIGLVNQVVGAEQLMSETVQLAKKLSQKAPVALSMAKRCIHRAIGSDTDDGLEFEINCFAHCFSSQDQREGMKAFLEKRAPIYKGY